From a region of the Lactuca sativa cultivar Salinas chromosome 4, Lsat_Salinas_v11, whole genome shotgun sequence genome:
- the LOC128133738 gene encoding uncharacterized protein LOC128133738, with amino-acid sequence MSLANYSNMNSVSIANSLASGSRAPILIPEEYNSWVGRMNLHLNAINEDIWKCVEGTYVTPENMATLATNQATQTDIIRKLELQAKKELVSGIPHSILSQMDDIMMLTANQIWENLKNRFCGNKRIIGNKRTSVLNEFDNFKMLSSETIHDAHDRFNLIMGNPAIHTKSLYNLYGELQSYEPSIDPPTIPAFGGPLALVSTTSQNQTPYNDQNFNHFNQTTSFQNQSFQSDSNDEADYQQLCALVANTNLQRFIPNHGTNHYARECRAKNKTKIKDSAYYAQRADELKKLENQEKQKALMAIHEPSVEYWPTSDDEADNEQAQSNFCFVAGVEIPSRAPNVIEQVWSMISELGFSKTIFESHITKIETSLETDLKTYHDTMVNYDICKSELQTLQLKFGESTRTKSKLERDVERKSEDYNHVLEQLNQSLIQKRDLELKDQSIISSETKDVLEMEILQLKQDFQESTDKYNILNEKLTDSLKQINSLKTENKRLIWNMDSIKVARKLSDDIFTKANTLGTGKIDTNYRPGIGRESFEIEQAEQENMTNCENSESTLPDLFTSLNEEDSDDETVINCSPDDTAFSVSKKSFKRVVNSETNSASSLTHQIKHTDGTTKLKNFLNGENSSYEDGSTSIPTVLNAGEPNDDTWYIDSGCSKHMTGNRNYLRDFKPIQTNQDVTFGNNMKAKIKGYGNITNGNFTIKKVAFIDDLKHNLISVSQLCDNNLEVLFTKQRSLIMDAKTKDVIVDSDRAGNMYPLDMDLIYGKPDICLLSKAPADISWLWHHRLSHLNFGYINKLIGDDLVRGLPLLKLDNETLCAACEKGKLSRSTHKSISESSVSEPLELLHIDLCGPAKTQTIQGKKYILVVVDGFSRFTWVFFLRLKSEAPEEMINFIKQIELKLK; translated from the exons atgtcTTTGGCAAATTACTCCAACATGAACTCTGTGTCCATTGCAAATAGCTTAGCATCTGGTTCACGGGCACCCATACTTATTCCTGAAGAGTATAATTCGTGGGTTGGCCGTATGAATCTTCATCTTAACGCTATAAATGAAGATATCTGGAAGTGTGTAGAAGGAACATATGTTACTCCAGAAAATATGGCTACTCTTGCTACGAATCAAGCCACTCAAACCGATATCATAAGAAAGTTGGAACTCCAAGCCAAAAAGGAACTTGTGTCTGGAATACCTCACAGTATTCTAAGTCAAATGGATGACATTATGATGTTAACCGCAAATCAAATTTGGGAAAATTTGAAAAATCGTTTTTGTGGAAATAAAAGAATTATCGGAAACAAAAGAACATCTGTTTTGAATGAATTCGATAATTTCAAAATGCTTTCATCAGAAACTATCCATGATGCTCATGATAGGttcaatttgattatg GGAAATCCAGCTATTCATACCAAATCTTTGTACAATTTGTATGGAGAACTTCAATCGTATGAACCCTCGATTGACCCACCAACCATTCCAGCttttggaggaccacttgctcttgtgTCCACAACTTCTCAAAACCAAACACCTTACAATGATCAAAACTTTAATCATTTTAATCAGACTACATCTTTTCAAAACCAATCCTTCCAGTCTGATTCAAATGATGAAGCAGATTATCAACAACTGTGTGCTTTGGTTGCAAACACAAATCTCCAGAGATTTATCCCAAATCATG gaacaaatcactatgccaGAGAATGCCGagccaaaaacaaaaccaaaatcaaagactCAGCATACTATGCTCAAAGAGCCGATGAATTGAAGAAACTGGAAAACCAAGAAAAGCAAAAAGCATTGATGGCAATCCATGAACCAAGCGTGGAATACTGGCCAACATCTGATGACGAAGCTGATAATGAACAAGCACAATCAAACTTCTGCTTCGTAGCTGGTGTTGAAATACCTTCAAGAGCTCCAAACGTCATAGAACAGGTATGGTCTATGATCTCAGAACttggtttttccaaaacaatttttgagtCCCACATAACCAAAATTGAGACTAGTCTGGAAACTGATCTCAAAACATATCATGACACAATggtcaattatgatatttgcaaatCTGAGTTACAAACCTTGCAACTCAAATTTGGAGAATCAACAAGAACTAAAAGCAAATTGGAAAGAGACGTTGAAAGAAAATCAGAAGATTATAATCACGTCTTGGAACAATTAAATCAGTCCCTAATTCAGAAAAGGGATTTGGAACTAAAAGATCAGTCAATCATTTCTTCTGAAACAAAAGATGTTTTAGAAATGGAAATCCTTCAGTTGAAACAAGACTTTCAAGAATCAACTGATAAATACAATATTCTAAATGAAAAACTGACTGATTCTTTAAAACAAATCAATTCTCTTAAAACCGAGAATAAAAGACTGATATGGAATATGGATTCTATCAAAGTTGCTAGAAAACTAAGTGATGATATTTTCACAAAGGCAAACACCTTAGGAACTGGCAAAATTGATACGAATTATAGACCAGGAATTGGAAGAGAATCCTTTGAAATTGAACAAGCAGAACAGGAAAACATGACGAATTGTGAAAACTCTGAATCTACTCTACCAGATCTTTTCACATCTCTTAATGAGGAAGATTCAGATGACGAAACAGTTATCAACTGTAGTCCAGATGATACTGCTTTCAGTGTTTCCAAAAAGTCTTTCAAAAGAGTTGTAAATTCTGAAACAAACTCTGCCAGTTCTTTAACTCACCAAATCAAACATACCGATGGAACCACTAAACTCAAAAACTTTTTGAATGGAGAAAATTCCTCTTATGAGGATGGTAGTACTTCTATACCAACT GTACTTAATGCTGGAGAACCCAATGATGAtacatggtatattgatagtggctgctccaaGCATATGACAGGAAACCGGAACTACTTACGTGACTTCAAACCTATACAAACCAATCAAGATGTTACCTTCGGAAACAACATGAAAGCAAAAATCAAAGGTTATGGAAACATAACAAATGGTAATTTTACCATAAAGAAAGTTGCCTTCATCGATGACCtaaaacacaacctcatcagtgtttctcAACTGTGTGATAACAATCTTGAAGTTCTTTTCACCAAACAACGAAGCTTGATCATGGACGCCAAAACAAAAGATGTTATAGTTGATTCTGACCGTGCCGGAAATATGTATCCACTTGACATGGATCTTATCTACGGTAAACCCGATATATGTCTGCTATCTAAAGCCCCAGCAGatattagttggttatggcaccatCGCCTTTCCCATCTAAACTTTGGGTACATCAACAAATTAATCGGCGATGATCTTGTTCGAGGGCTACCACTCCTGAAGCTTGATAACGAAACTCTTTGTGCTGCATGTGAAAAAGGAAAACTTTCCAGATCCACTCACAAAAGCATCTCAGAATCTAGTGTATCCGAACCACTAGAATTGTTGCACATAGACCTTTGTGGCCCTGCCAAAACCCAAACCATACAAGGGaagaagtacattcttgttgtcgttgatggttTCTCGCGCTTTACTTGGGTCTTTTTCTTAAGACTAAAATCAGAAgcacctgaagagatgatcaacttcatcaaacaaATCGAGCTGAAGCTGAAATGA